In Betta splendens chromosome 1, fBetSpl5.4, whole genome shotgun sequence, the genomic stretch ctggagcctctgggTCAGAGCCCGGTACCAGGTCAGCTTTCCCTCCACACCTCCTCGTGCAAACGTTCACAAAAATTACActtcatgttgttttttgtcacatttgccttCATGGTGGAGACAAAATTCCTTTAGGCTTATTTACGCTAAATGAGAATAAACATATTAAGCTTAATGAAAGCAGCAGTAGCAAACAGGTTGCAGGCTGTGTCACATTCACAAGTGAAgcatttttaattatgtttgATGTCAAATATCAATAATTCAACCGCATGCCGCCGTGATTGACTGTGATTAGACTACACCAGCTGTGTGTCTCTATCGTGCGGTACTTCGTGATTCTGAGCCGGTGGGTTTTTGCATCACCAGTGGATGTCGTAGTTCCGTCTGGCGTCACCTCTCAAGACGAGCTGACCCGCAGCGGTGCCGGGGAAGATTCGatcccagagagagagagagagagagagagagagagggagggagagagggaggctgtgAAAAAGCGGCAGGAGGAGCGGTATTTGCTCCAAGGACATCGGCGACTCTTAAATCCGGCAGCTCGCTTTTTTACGCAGGAGATTTgaagagaagaaacaaacaaaaccagaggagctaaaacataaacacagccTTTGATCGCCGGTGTTTTCGCGTCTTTGCAAATTCTTCTCGGGTAAATACGGCTTTCTAGAAATTGTGGCAAACTTGACGTGTGCGCAGAGAGCGCGCGCTTCTTCACTCGCTGACAGTTCGCATCGCGCGCCGTCTTTGTTCGGTCGACGCGTGAATGCTCTTGTGTCATCACCAAACTTCGCGTTCTCTCCCCaccacgcacgcgcgcacgcacgcactcacgctCGCCCGTTCTCCTCCCCGGCGCCAGAGACCCTCGAGCACCGACCATGACGCGGGCCGCGGACGTCGCGCTCACCGTGCTGCTCGCCGCGTGCCTCTCGTGCCGGAGCGCGCGCGGCGGCTACGGCGCGGGTCCGTTCGCGGCGCAGACGTCCCCGCCGGACCCGTGCTACGACGAGCACGGCAACCCGCGGCGCTGCATCCCGGACTTCGTCAACTCCGCCTTCgggaaggaggtgaaggtgtcCAGCACGTGCGGGAAGACGCCCGGCCGCTACTGCGTGGTGACGCCGGCGGACAAGGGCGAcgagaggacgaggagctgtCACACCTGCGAGGCCGCGAACCCCAAGAAGTACCACCCGGCGGCGTTCCTGACGGACCTCAACAACCCCCACAACCTCACGTGCTGGCAGTCGGAGAACTTCATTCAGTTCCCGCAGAACGTCACGCTCACCTTGTCCCTCGGCAAAAAGTTCGAGGTCACCTACGTGAGCCTGCAGTTCTGCTCCCCCAGACCCGAATCCATGGTGATTTACAAGTCCATGGACTACGGCAAGACGTGGGTGCCCTTTCAGTTTTACTCAACCCAGTGCAGGAAGATGTACAACAAGCCCAACAGGGCCGTCATCACCAAGCAGAACGAGCAGGAGGCCGTGTGCACGGACTCCCACACCGACATGCACCCCCTGACCGGCGGCCTCATCGCCTTCAGCACGCTGGACGGCCGGCCGTCGGCGCACGACTTCGACAACTCCCCGGTGCTGCAGGACTGGGTGACGGCCACCGACATCAAGGTCGTCTTCAGCCGCCTGCACACGTTCGGCGACGAGAACGAGGACGACTCGGAGCTGGCGCGGGACTCGTACTTCTACGCCGTGTCCGACCTGCAGGTCGGCGGCAGGTGCAAGTGCAACGGCCACGCGTCCCGGTGCCTCGTGGACCGCGACGGGAGCCTGGCGTGCGAGTGCAAGCACAACACGGCCGGGCCGGAGTGCGACAGGTGCAAGCCGTTCCACTACGACAGGCCGTGGCAGCGAGCGACGGCCAGGGAGGCCAAcgagtgtgtgggtgagtgcGTGCTATGTCCTCACTGTTACGATAGAGAACGGCGGCaatataatagtaataataatagtaataataataataataataaatttggCCAAATTAAATCCTTTAACGCCTCTGCAAGAAACACACGTTCATTTTCATTCACACTTTATTATTTTCTACCTAATGTATCAGGTGTGACGTGAACATAAAAGTATTTCAATAAGTCCTGTACATTTATTATCCACACTTTTTTTCAGACATTTTTGTTGTCTGTATTGAAATAATTGAATTTGATAGTTACATTAATATCTAATTTAACTACCGAACAAACCCCCAAGAACAAAAAAATTGCCAGTGTTACTGCATAATCATTAATAACATATCCACACAAGGGCAGAGGGCAAAATGGCTGCAGTATTTATATTAAAGTGATCAGCAGCAAACTTGTGTTCTTATCTCAGAAGCTGTTTGTATCTGGGCGTCGAGGTGTTTCATCAGCTGCAGATCAAAGCTGCAGGAGTGTCAGTAGTAGTGTTTGTATCGTGGTTTATCACGGTTATAACGCGTGGACATGCAGATCACAGGTCTCTGCTCTGATTTATCTCACGCACCTGAGATGAGAAAGGAAGATAGAGGACGGGGAAACAAGCTGTAACCTGTGAGAGGTGACTGGCGTTTGTTTGCATAGTTTATTGAAATCATTTGTTTCCTTTATTGGAAGAAGAATGTGTAACAAAACATGAGATATGAGATTGACACGTGTGTGGTTTTACTTcaaatgttgctttttagaTTTCAAATAGTTTCTTGTCATGCTTTTAGTCATTGCAACAAAGTGCCTTTAACTTAATGTCCAAATGGCTCCTGCTGCTAAATTGAAAAGCGTGGCACAGGCAGAAAGATGCTGATGAAAAGACAGAACCTAAAAATAGCAGCCCGTTACAGAGAAAGGCAGAAATCACCTGGCGGAAGCCGACGTGCAGCCTTGTTTTTCCGTCCTGCATTGAGTCTGCATTGTTGGAGTCAGCGTCGGCCTctgacaagcagcagctgctaaAAGGACTTTTGTTTGCCAGCGTTTCCAGAGCTCAAACGCTTTCTTACGGGCAGATGTGAGCGCGTGGCTCAGCGCGTAGAAGCGTTTACGCAGACGTTCGGCTCCTGAGCTCGTCATAACGCGCCGGTCAGCCATAAAACCACGGCACCTTATTATCAGATAACCTAGATTTTTAATGAGGTCATCCTGCCCTTCCAGGTGATTTGCTCTGCACATTACACGGCCTCAGTTTGATTTCTGTTTTGTACCGTTTCCTGGGTTAAAACTAAAAAGTGATGAGAAAAAAACCTCTTTGACCAGAGAATAATAAAGGTGGTGCCTTTGGATAAAAtcctaaaaaaaaatcacaatgtaCAAATAATATCAAAAATTCTGCTCCCcaagaaaaaaagtaaaagtaagtaGACTCAGTTCTCCAAATTCAAATAAGTTATTATCCtaatagtatttatttattgcagcAGCATATTTAACACCTCAAGTTAAATATGAGTCATAGAAAAGAATAAATCCAGCCTTTCTGGAGCAATAGAAGTGTTTGAGTGCATTGGGACGGGTCTGGTGATCACACGGCACCGTGCCAGTGGATCTCAGTGTGTTCTGGAGTTTGGGCTCAGAACTGACGCGAGCTTTTTATGGACCCCTCCGATATTCCCTAATATCGAGAGAGGAAAACATAAACCCGGCTTGGGCCTGTTTCTGTCTTAAAGAGCACTTTGCTGATTGCTTCCATCGGGGTCTGACCGGGCCTCGGCGCCTGTGAGCCGGCACCTCGGCCCATTTGGGTTGTTGATTTTTAATGCGACGCATTCAAGCACGTGTCGCTTCGGTGGCGTGGTAGAAGTCCAGCGGTCCGGTCTGTGCTGCTTACTGGACCTACTGGCACCGAGACATGACGAACAAGCGGGCCGGAACCGCACGgaagacagcgagagagagagagagagagagagagagagagggatgagaggaggacgTGTGAGGAGAAACAGAGTGACGCGTCCTTCATCTGACCATAAAGTCTCGTTCAGGAAGAACATAACATCTCAGTATAGTTATTTAAAGGAACAGTAACACGCTCCAGGTGCCGCCACACGTCTGACTGACAGGGTTCTGTTGCTCGGCTAGAACCTGACGGAATGACCTGCTTTTCAAGGCCACAACCACTTGTTTAAAAATCAATTAGTGTGTGCGACATTAAAAATCAGTCCGACGCGCTGCTCCTGCAGACACATGTTAACGCTTAGAGGCAGCTGCGCCCTCGCCGGTGCATTTGTCCTAATTTCATGGATTACTGCCCGAACCATAACGAGGGTCCGGGTCGGTTCCAGAGGAGCCGAGGTGGAGGAACCCACTATGGATTTCACGTTTCCTTGACGggactcaaaaaaaaaaaaaaaaaaggagagatgcTGTTTCTTCACAGTAAGTGGAGAAGATCCGAGGACGGCAGAGCGAGCGCCAGAACACAATAAAGATATCGCTTACGCCGGGCTTTGAGACCAGAACCACAGGCCACAAGCGCCGCCCGTACAGCTGAAGGTAATTCAGAGTAGCTTCTGGAGAAGACTGTTAAAATATCAAAAGCTGCACCATGAAAACATCATTAAACAACTTTTGCCCCTTAAGGTAATTCAGGTTTTCTGGTCTCTTATTACTTTTGATCTTAAACAGACAGTCAAGTTTTAATCCGACTAATTTCAGTCTTTATTTGCAAATAAAAGGCGATGCTTCTCTGTAAAGGACACTGATAGCGGTTCTGCaggcctttttcttttctttttgtttttttttttttgctgtgactGAAGGTCTGGTTAATGTTTGAGCAGGTCACCGCGCACCTTCATAAACCGGCATCCTTCATCTTCAAAGGCGCcggcagcaggatgcgccgctGGGCCCGAGTCGCGAAGAGGCCGAGGGAGACGCGCTGCACTTTGCTCCGCGTCGCCATTCGTCACCTCCACTCGTCCCTCGCCGTCCAACGACGCCTGCGAGCGCAAACAAAAAGGGGCTGCGCTTCGGGTCTTTAGCCGCGAGTCCAagcaggggaggaaggggggggagAGGGCGACGGCCTCTTCCCCCGAGCTCGTATCAGTGTTTACGATTCGTTTTGTAAACCGCCGCCAAGACGACGAGCGTCTCGGGCTTCTGTTTTAGATTCGGAGACCTGTTCTGTTTCTCACGCAGACAGGAGACACGCACGGTGCATCAACACAACGATGGGCACGCGCGTGCAGAGACCCGGGCCCGGGAGGGAGGCCCTTCAGAACTATGGCGGCTCGGGCTCCAATGGAAGCAGTAGGAGCCGAATAACAGAGACCGGTGCATGTTGTTAACGTTTACAACAACACGAGTTGTGTTGAAGACTCAATTCCGCAGCGTGGTGTACAAATAAGATGTATGTCTTGCCTTAAAGGTGTCCGCCTTGCTCGGTAGGACGCCATGTTGCCTCTGAACGGGCGCCATCTTACCTCCGGCCCGCTGCCTCCTGACACCTCTGCCGCGGCCTGGAGCGACACGTGCTCAACCGTCCGCGTCCGCCGCGTACCGTCACGAACGTGACGGCGTGTTTTTACGCCGTCACGTTCGCTCTCCGGAGACAAATGTGGGCGTCCACTGAAGATTTGCAGCAATCTTTCATCAATCTCCCCGAGCCGCAGACGCGGAGCGGGGTTTTCGCTAAAGCGACGACAgctgtttcattatttttattggcGCCTGCGCGTTTTGACAGCAGCGCCTGTCTGATCAAAGCCGTCCCACTTAGGTGAAACTGGGTCGATGCGTTGGAAATTGAACACAACCTGACAACGGTTGCTCCTAAACCTCCAGCAAAGGTCTTAAGGCTGTCGCCGATAGAAGGGCTTCGGAGGAATGGAGGAATGTGGATGCGCGCGTACGCACGGACACGCTcgagcagctgctcctcgtgtTTAAGTCCCCGAATGACAGACGCACGACGCTCTGCTCGGTGTCTGCTGATACCtgttgcgtgcgtgcgcgtgtgtttccACGCGCTCCTCTCTGGCAGCAGGACTCTGACGTTGCGCAGCGCGTTTCGAGCAAGACACATTGTGCAAGGCCGTCTTTTAATCGGCGTTTTCTGCCAGTAGGTGTTTATGCAAACAGTAATTCTGCCCGGGACGCGAGCAGCCATTCAGCGCCCGGGGAGACGTCTGTTAATGAATTAATTGGCGACTTGATGCCGCAGTGAAAGCTCGCCTTAGCTCGGGGAGGATCTGTGTGCGCTGTGGTTTTGGCACGGACCGCGAGATGAGTGTGCGCGACGTGTAATGGAAAGGTTCGGTTCCAGCGAAGCGCTGGATGATTAGGGGTAATTAAAAGCCCGTGTTCACACATGAAACGCAACAGGCCGGCGCTGCGGCTCATCAGCTTCATGAATCAGAggctctgcctgtctgtcagaaaTGTGACGCAGTCTCCAAAAAGTTACGACGATTTAACAGCAATCGGAAATAGCGCTTGTTTCTGAAAAAACAGCGACCGTTATTTGTTGAAATGCGGTGGGACGCTTTCAACGCCTCCTGTTAAGTCAGAGTCGCAcaacagccgcagcagcagcacacaaacatcCTTCTAGGGAATCAGAACACGTCAACGATTACTGCCAGATATTGAGTAACGAGACAGAATCCctgcccctgaacgcagcacagcaCTCACGTTGTAACGGTGTCAGTTTGGCACCTTGTGCGTTAGAAAATCTGAAAGACAGGAGAAATCTAACCCAAACCTACACATTTAATTAAGAAATGATCCTACTAGAGGAAAGCAGCTGTGACCTGGTTACTTAAGTGCAGGTCATTGCAGCGAATAACTATCTGAAGCGCTGCGCAGGAAGTGGTTTCTTCGAGCATTACTACCCAAAAACCCTGCATTCACAGCCTCCCAGAGTGAACACGTACGTGTGTGCGACCGGATCCCGAGTCCGGGGCCAACGCTGCTGTAGGCGATTACGGCTGATGACCTCAGCACCTCTTTGCGTGGCGGCAGGTGAGCGAGCAGCCACAGAGAGGAGGTCGAGCGCGCTCAGCCAAAGCAAATATATAGTGTGGAGTGGAGGCAGCCGCAGACGGAGCGGAGCATGAAACGGAGCCAGGCTCAGCGGTGCTCAGGGCTCTGCCTCCCAGCGATCCCTGGATGCATTATTAATGACGTTAAATGTTAAAGCGCAGCATGGAGCCGGCGTTGACAAAACGCATCGCAACAAGTCCTGAAGCCGGTGCAGCGCTTGTTGCTACATTAAGCCACAATTACACAAAGTCTGCTCGCACTTAAAAATGAAAGTCTTGGCAGCGGCTCCTTCCAGAAACCCCCGTAGCTGACGGGGCGGCTACAGCACCAGTAAcggcaataaaaaataaaaaaaacgcatccaattatgtgtgtgtttgtgtgtgtgtgtggctgagagAGACGGGGAAAATAAAGAAGCAGCAGGCTTTTGTGTTTGGTTCAAGGGCAACTGCTCTGGGAACAGTCGACGGGACCACCTACTGTAGCAGGAGCGCGAGCCCGAAGCCGTGCCGTGACGCTCCGTAGGTGATTAATGGCTGGACGGAGTCACGGCCCGACGCGGCGGCGCGTTGTGTAGGTCACAGCGCCCCCCACTGGTCCCCCGGCgcactgcagctggagctggttcACTGTGTGAACGCTAATGAATTTACAAATGCAAAATTATACTTTAATAGTATCAGATGAAAATGGATTTTGTTTGTTCGTTTTGCAAATTTTACCCATCTTACAGAGAAGATGTATTATACACAAGgtctggttctcctcctcttctctctctctctctcgctctctctctctctctccagacacacacacacacacacacacacatgcagagttAGAGAAAACACCTGCGACAGATCAAGCAGAGTCAAACAATTTCATTTTGCGTCAAACATGCTCACACACTGCCAGAGAAAAAAACTCCCCTGGAATTCttagtgcatgtgtgtgtgtattgctGAATAGCCGACCGTGATTTATCAccagtgtctttgtctttccCATATAAGTCATGGCACAAgcactttgtgtgtgcatgtgtgtgtgtgtgtgagggggggcacACGGTCGTCATGGATGCCTCAGAgtcactgttgtgtttgtgtgtgtgggcctgTGATAGTCTCTGTAGTAATACCGCCCAGCAAGAGTCATAAATGTTTTAGTCGCTCTTCTCTAAATGGCGCAGAGTCAAAGGAAACGAGCAGGTaaataaagctgcagcaggagacgtCAGTCAGCAGAGGTCAGCACCAAGTAGACACATTTCCCACAAACCTGGCTTTAAAATAGAAGCTGGGCCGAGTTTAAGGTGTAATCGCGGCGGCTTTTTCCTGTTTGTCACATTCTTAATGCTTTTCggttttagtttgtttccaCATTAAACGCCCGCGTCGCTCTGAGGCGCGGAATGCAGTCCCCTCTGAGAGTTTGCTCTCTGGGAAGGTCTGCGGGGTCATCTCAATTTGCCAGGGCTGATCCCAGGTTAATCCATCACTCATTAGCTCCCACAGATAGGAGCCATTAGTGGGGGTGATGGGCCGCGGGGGCCACACTTTctccctctcgcctcctcttctTTCGCCTTTTTGCTTCGTCGCCGCCTCCCGCGAGCGCACGCGATGTTCTCTCGAGAAACAGCTGGCATGTGAAAGAATAAAGGCATGCCTCGCATTGTTTCTCCTTTACACCCACCCCCCCGCTCCCTCTGGGACAATGCAGCCAATTAATTAGGCTCGGTGTCCAACCGAGACGGAGCGTCGGCCTCGGCCGGTTTAACTCCGCGCTGAAGGTCCATTACAAAACGCAGACGGCCGGTGAGAGAACAGAGACCCTTGAGACACGCTTGACTCCGCGAGCTACTAGTTGAAGCTATTTTAGCGGCCTCCgctgctgctgggggggggggggtggctgaTGTGGGAGGCTCCTTCCCTAGTCATCAGGTTCCCGCGTGAGACCCCTCTCAGCTTCTAATAACAAAAGGCTCCTAATGCTGGAGGacgacaaagcaaacaaacggCCTAATTACGGGGCTCGATAAGGAAATTGTCAGGAAATTAAGTCACTAATGGGGATATTTGTGTTATGAGATGATAGTTTGTGGCAAAATGTCATTTCCAAATGGGGGCCTCTCCATGTTTTCTCTTAGGTAGAGAACCGGACCTGTGATAGGAAAAAAGACGAATggcctcgctctccttctcctgGCTTTTCCCTCTGGGGGTGTCTAATCTCACTAGCAGATATTGAGATGGTTACCACATGTAGCAGGTCTGCGTGGATATCCAGATGTCCATGCGATCATAAAACAACCTGGAGAATACATTTCACCCCCTTTCCCGCCCttgttttgctcatattttctCGGGGCAGGTTGTTGGCCGGAGATGAAAGTTGACGTGGGGgcatcgggggggggggggggggggagtcccGCAGGAAAACAGAAGGATGTGGACGCCTGCAGGTAGCTGCTCCcggtctcctcctctgcctcatccCGGTCCTGTCCCGGCCTTTTCCCCTTTCAGACTGGGACGGCCGTGTTGGGTTACCGCGAGGGGCTTCCACAGCAGCGGGGGGGAGGGAAATGAAGGGAACCCGAAGCCACGACAACAAACAAGATCggcaaaaaaataaagaacGGGGGAGACAAAGAGCAACAGAGGGGTGATTTAAGGAAAAGGATAACAGAGGCTCATAGGAAATAACACCTCCGCCGCCGGCGAGGAGGATTTCGCCTTTCAGTCCACGGCACGAGGGgcgagcggcggccgcggcgacGGGGGGTATTTGCACAGATGTGAAAACCTCTGAAACGGCCGACGGCGCGATAGAGGCTCCGTATCAGACGCGGCACAACGAGCCTCTGTCGGCTTTTTTGCGGCTTCATAAATCAGCTGCAGGATGTTAAGACAATAAACCTGCGCCGAGAGGTCAAAGTGTTTTCTGAAGCCATTTTCATTAGATTAGCTTTAAGTGGCCTATTTGACCATTATGGCCAATTATGGTGTCCCGCTGAGTCCTGTACGTGAGTCAGGCCCAGCCAGAGCAAACAGAGGCCAGTATCTCCAGAACCAGTAACGCGGCGGGGCTCGTATTATTCCTGACAGAAATTACACAGCCACTTAGGTTTCACTGGAAGGCGCGGCGCTGGTGGTAGCTGCGCGTAACGCTGTTAGCGTTACAGCGCCCGCAGTGTTTGGATGAAAGGGTGAGACACTGATGGTCCGTTTACATCGGCCGCGTGGAATTAGCATCAGCGCGGATGAAGCTGTGCTAGCGAACCGCGGTTGACTGTGGTTTGTCCAGTAACGTTTCCAGTGCCTTACTGGTAGTCTTTCACCTGTCCTAAAGTAAGATGCTAACACAAACAGCTTTGTGTCCGTGTGCGTCCCACCTCGGGCCCGGTCCGGCCCAACTCGGGCCCGGCCCGTCCCGGCCCGGCACCGGCGACGCCGTAGCCGCCTGTTAGCTTTGCTCTCCGCCGCCATGAAACGCTCTTTGTTCTCCCTCTCTGAGTTGTAACTTGCACTTGCGACGTTCTTCAAAAACAGCGAGCTTCGTCTGTTGTCACATTATTAGCGCTGCGAAATGGTTCTTTCAGTGCCGAGCGCGTTTCCCCTCGGCGTGTGTCAGCCCGTTTGCTTGCTCTGGCAAAGCGCACTCGGCCCCGTCGCTAATTGCCTTCTGCTGGTGACTAAATTACAACGGTGTTTTGGGTTTCTGGATCAGAGGGCTCCCtttccccctctgtctccacTTCCCCAGATGTATCCTTCCTGCCTGAGTCAGAAGTGTCACATTTGGTTACAGGACACATGACGTGCTGCCATATTTTCTTTTGCCAGAAAATAGTTTCcgttaaagaaaaaaatacgcTGAGGTTCAAACAGTGTAATTAAAACAGAGAAGAAGCAGTGGTGTGCGGATGAAGATGTATTTAcagttgagtgtgtgtgtgtgtgtgtgtgtgtgtgtgtgtgtgtgtgtgtgtgtgtgtgtgtgtgtgtgtgtgtgtgtgtgtgtgtgtgtgtatttacaagCATGTGTGTTGCTCGTGGGCACACATTCATAGCCAGCAGTGGGCATCGAGCCACAACAGAGGAGTGTATTAAATTACTGGCTCTGGAGCCGGTACAGTAAAAACATCTCTGCTCCATCAGTGTCAGAAACAATCTGCACTGAGCCAACGAGCCGCCGcacggacctgctgctgctgctgctgcgctgacgACCGTCCCAGCGATCATTGCGCCCTTAACCCGTCCACTGAGACACGCTGCTTCTTCAGATTCACCAACAAACGGCAAGCGTCTTCAACGTCCACCCTCTTGGTTCGTGCGGTCACACACCTGTTTGATGTTTTAATGCGTGTGGTGAGGAGGCAGGCCTCCACTGCGCTgtgataccccccccccccacggtgTTTTTCTTCTTGCAACTGAACTACGTGGACATGAGTCAAGTTTCAGGGGAAGTTATTAATCCCTGGGGGGAAAGGACTTTGCCCCgccacagctgctctctgctcaacaaacagggaaaaagagaaagacaaTCCATAAACTCATAATACTTCAGCATCTGTCAGTCATAATGATATTCATTCATAATCTCTTTGAAAGTGAGCGACCACTGACCACAATTCCTCCGTAAGGCTTCACATAATGCTAATGATCAGCTGAGTGTGAAATGGGAAATATTGAATATCTTCAATTTGCATTTCTAGCCTCATATTGATGGTTTTGGTTCATAACGCTTCCCTTTAAACTGTCTTCTTCCTTGGTTTCTTGCTTTATGAGCTCAactctccacctgcagctccacaaacAGATGTGGCAGCGGCCTCACACGCCATTAGTCAGCCACGCAACGTTAAAGGTGGGAGCGGAGGTCGGGACAGGAAGGATTCCCACCTGCCCTCACTCAGAGGAGCGCGCTGTTTAAACAGTGGCTCAGGCTGTTGAGGAATTTGGGATAAGGTTTATGAGAGTCCAGTTTGAAAACGGAGCAGAGCTGAGGACAATGTGAAGCTCAGGAGTGGGGTGTCACATGTATGGTTTCACTCCCTCCTCTGGATGAGACGGCTCGGTGGCAGGAAGTAACAGATGCATAG encodes the following:
- the ntn1a gene encoding netrin-1a translates to MTRAADVALTVLLAACLSCRSARGGYGAGPFAAQTSPPDPCYDEHGNPRRCIPDFVNSAFGKEVKVSSTCGKTPGRYCVVTPADKGDERTRSCHTCEAANPKKYHPAAFLTDLNNPHNLTCWQSENFIQFPQNVTLTLSLGKKFEVTYVSLQFCSPRPESMVIYKSMDYGKTWVPFQFYSTQCRKMYNKPNRAVITKQNEQEAVCTDSHTDMHPLTGGLIAFSTLDGRPSAHDFDNSPVLQDWVTATDIKVVFSRLHTFGDENEDDSELARDSYFYAVSDLQVGGRCKCNGHASRCLVDRDGSLACECKHNTAGPECDRCKPFHYDRPWQRATAREANECVACNCNLHARRCRFNMELYKLSGRKSGGVCLNCRHNTAGRHCHYCKEGYYRDLSKPISHRKACKACDCHPVGAAGKTCNQTTGQCPCKDGVTGITCNRCAKGYQQSRSPIAPCIKIPVALPTTPSSSTEEPSDCDSYCKASKGKLKINMKKYCKKDYAVQVHILKADKSGEWWKFTVNIISVYKQGESRIRRGDQFLWVRAKDVACKCPKIKPGKKYLLLGNDEDSPGQSGVVADKGSLVIQWRDTWARRLRKFQQREKKGKCKKP